CCCGTGGCCTACATCGGTACCGACCCGTCCAGTGCCACCAACATCGCCGACCACCGTTTTGATGTCAGCGCCCTGCAGTGGGATCCGGCGGAACTGGCCAAGCTGGATGTGAAACTGCAACCCACACCCACCGAGCCGCTGGACCTGAGCCAACTCTCGGTGGCCAAGGGCTTGGCGTATGTCACCGCCTTCGTGGAGAACCGCGCCTACCGCGACGCCAATATCACGCCAGCCGAGCGCCCGGAAATGGACGGCTTCGCCCTGCCAATCGGCGTGCGCGAGCGTGTGGCGTACAAAGCCCGGCCACTGGCGGGCGTGTGGGCTACCGCGCCGTTCCTGCATAACGGCTCGGTGCCGAACCTGTACCAATTGCTGTCTCCGCAAAGTGAACGCGCCAGCACCTTCTATAAAGGTACGTTCGAGTACGACCCGCAGCACCTGGGTTATCGAACCGAAGCCTTCGACAACGGTTTTCTGTTCGATACCCGCATCACCGGCAACCACAACAGCGGTCACGAATTCCGCGCCGGCGAGCGCGGTAACGGGGTCATAGGTCGCTTGCTGCAACCGCAGGAACGCTGGGCGCTGCTGGAGTACCTGAAAGTCCTCGGTGGCCCGCTGGAGGCGCAACTGCCATGAACTCAATATTGGTGAAAAGGAGCCGCCCATGCTGATGACCCTGTGGCAACGTATCGGCGCACTGCTGGTCAAAATCCTCATGCTGCTGGCGGGTCTTGGCCTTCTGGGCTGGGCGGCGGCCACCGCCTGGTTCGCCTGGCAGCATCGCGGGCCGGCGTCCGTCGAAGAACAGATTCCTGCCGGCGAAGCGGCAATGACCCAGGACGTGATCCAGACCGCGGTGCGCATCGTCGACCAGCACCGGGAAAACACCCGCTACTTGCGCGACGCCCATGCCAAGGCACACGGCTGCCTGCGCGCCGAGGTCCAGGTGCTGCCGCAGCTGTCCGAGGATTTGCGCCAGGGTGTGTTTAGCGAGCCGGGCAAGATCTGGCAAGCGACCATGCGTCTGTCCAATGGCAACGCCTACCCACAGTTCGACAGCCTGCGCGATGCCCGGGGCATGGCCTTGAAACTGCTGGATGTACCGGGTGCTCAGTTGCTCAAGGACCGTCAAGGACGTGGCGAACAGGATTTCGTGATGTTTAACCATGCGAATTTCTTCGTCAGCGATGTCGCCGAGTATCGTCAGAACGTTGCCGCGCAGGCCGACGGCAAAAAAGCCATGGCCTTCTTCCCCTCCTGGGATCCGCGCAGTTGGCAGGTTCGCCATCTGTTCATCGCCCTGGCCACGCTGGCGCCCGCCCCCGCCAGCCCGACACAGACTACTTATTTTTCGGTTTCGCCTTACAAGTTCGGCAACGCCAATGCCAAATTCCGTGTCGCGCCGGATCCGGACAGTTGCCCGAGCTACACCCTGCCCGCGCAGAACCAGGACCTGCCGAACTTCCTGCGCAGCGCCTTGAACCAGCAGCTGTCGACGGATCGGGTCGACGCCTGTTTTGTCCTGCAGATCCAGCGCCAGGACCCGAGCAAATACATGCCCATCGAAGACACCAGCATCGAATGGCGCGAAAGCGACGCGCCATTCGAAACCGTGGCGCGGATCAGGATCCCGGCCCAGGACTTCGACACCCCGGCGCAGAACCTGCAATGCGACAACCTGTCATTCAATCCCTGGTTTGGTCTTGAGGCCCATCGACCAATCGGTGGCATTAACCGCTTGCGCAAGGCAGTGTATGAAGCCGTCAGCGACTACCGGCACGCCCGAAACAGCGAGCAATAAGCTGATCTGAAGCCGGTCACCCCGGCTTCAGACCTTTCCGGGTTCAGTAGCGCGCGTCCGCTGGCTTGCCACCTTTCGGCCAGTCCTTGAGCTTGTCCGGGTAGTCCGGGCGCGGCTGATGGGAGAAATACTCCGCGACATCCACTGCCTCTTGATCGGACAGCCCGCCCTGACCCAGCGGGAACTGCTCATGAAAGCCCACTGGCATGTTGCGTTTGACGAAGGCTGCAGCGGTGTAGGTGCGGGCCATGCCGGCGCCGATATTGAACGATTCATCGCCCCACAGTGGCGGGAATAGCCAGTCGCCAGTGGCGCGCTTGAGGCCTTCGCCGTCATTGCCATGGCACACCGCGCACTGCTTGGCGTACACCCGCTCGCCATTCTGAGCGTTGGGCTTGATCGCCGGATCAATTTTGCCGACGCCACGCCCCGCCACTTTGGCGCCGGGCTGGGTGTTGCGTTTCATCCAATCGAAATAGGCAATCATCGCCTGCATGTCAGCTGACTGCGGCGGCAGCGGGTGGCCGTTCATCGAGCGCCGGAAGCAGCCGTTGATCCGATCAGCCAGAGTAATCTCCCGACCCGCCCGCGGTGCATAGCCCGGGAAGAACGCCGAAACGCCGACAAACGGCGAGCCATCGGCGACGGTGCCCGCGTTCAGGTGGCAACTGGTGCAGTTCAGCGCATTGCCGACGTTGTCCGGCAGCAGTTCCCGGGTTTGCAGGTGCAGGCGCATGCCGCGCACCACCTGCTCAGCGTTGGGCGCCAGCAACATCTCGGCCAGGCGTGGGGTTTCAAAGGTGGCCGGCTCGTTGATCGGTTTGAGCTGCGCCCGCAGTTGCTTGACCTGCGCCGCGCTGATCGCCGAGCCGTTGTTGCCCCAACTGCTGCGGACAAAACTTAGGATTTCGGCGATTTCCTGGTCCGCTAGCCGGGCAAACCCGGGCATGGCGTAGACCCGGGGGTGGGTCTGGGTTTGTGCGGTTTTCCAGCCGGTCAGGGTGATGTGCAGCAGCGAGGTCGGGTCAACCGAGGCCACGCTCGGGTTGCCCGCCAAGGGCGGGAACATGCCGTTCACGCCGCCGCCATCCGGGCGATGGCAGTCGCCACAGAATTGCGTGTAGCCGAGGCCGCCACGGCTGCTGAACAGGGTGCTTGGCGGTTCGGCCGGTGCCAGCGGTACGCTCGGTGTCGGCAGGTCATCCTTGCCCGCCGGCAAGGACTTGAGGTAGGTCGCGATTGCCGTCAGGTCGGCGTCGGTAAAGTGCTGGGTGCTGTGATGAATCACCTCGGCCATGTTGCCGGACACCGTGGCGAAACGGTTCTGCCCGGTCTTGAGCAACTGCACGGTGTCGGGCACCGTCCACAGGTTGCGCAGGCTCAGGGCGCGCCAGTGCTCCACGGTTTCGCCAGCGAGGAAGTGTCGACCGCTGGCGCCGCCGTCGCTCATGGCCTTTTCCTGGAAGGCAATCCCCCGTGGCGTATGGCACGCACCGCAATGCCCCAACCCCTGCACCAGGTAGGCGCCGCGGTTGATGAGGGCATCTTTGCCGGGATCGGCGACGTAAGGCTTGGCGTCGACAAACAGGGTATTCCAGAACCACAGCCCCCAACGCTGATTGAAGGGAAAACTCATGTCCGCCTGCAGATTGGCCTGCTTGACCGGCTCCACCCCTTGCAGCAAATAGGCATAGAGGGCGCGCATGTCCGCTTCGCTCATCTTCGCGTAGGACGGATAGGGCATCGCCGGGTACAGGTTGATGCCCGCCGGCGTGACGCCTTCACGCATCGCCCGATCGAATTGCTCGAAGCTATAGCGACCGATACCGGTCTCGGGGTCTGGGGTGATGTTGCTGGAGTACAGGGTGCCCATCGGCGTTTGCAGCTCAAGGCCACCAGCCATCAGCGCGCCGCCCTTGGCGGTGTGACAGGCAACACAGTCGCCGAGCCGGGCGACGTACTCGCCCTGCTCGATCTGTGCACTTGGCTCAGCGGCATACAGGGTTGGCAGGAGAAACAACGAGATGACCAGCAACGCCAGTCGCGAGAGATTCATATCCATTGAAACACCCCTTCTGGGACTGGCCTCGGGTGGTCCCGCCGGCCAGCTTCCTATTCATTTTTATCGGTTCATCAGGCAAGAACCGGGACCTGCAGGGCCCACTGTCTTTCTATAGGAATGGTTCGTAATGGCCGTTGATATGAATCACAGGATCGGCGCTTGAGGGGTAATGGCCGGGATTTGCCAAATCCCAGACAGCAAAAAGCCCGCATTGAGCGGGCTTTCTGGGGTGACCTGGCGTTCAGTGGTCCAGGTTACCAAATATGGCGCAGCGGACGGGACTCGAACCCGCGACCCCCGGCGTGACAGGCCGGTATTCTAACCGACTGAACTACCGCTGCGCTAAGCGTTGAAAGTAAGTGGTGGGTGATGACGGGATCGAACCGCCGACATTCTGCTTGTAAGGCAGACGCTCTCCCAGCTGAGCTAATCACCCTTTACCTTCGTTGCGGGACACATTATGCCACAAGATTTCGTAAAGTGTTGATTTAATTAATAAATTTATTAAAAAAACCGAAATCTGATGAAACCGTGCGTACCGCGTGGAACTCTTTCAGCAAAAAGCCCGCGTTAGCGGGCTTTCCGTGGTGACCTGGCGTTCAGTGGTCCAGGTTACCGAATATGGCGCAGCGGACGGGACTCGAACCCGCGACCCCCGGCGTGACAGGCCGGTATTCTAACCGACTGAACTACCGCTGCGCTAAACACTTGAAACGAATGGTGGGTGATGACGGGATCGAACCGCCGACATTCTGCTTGTAAGGCAGACGCTCTCCCAGCTGAGCTAATCACCCTTCGCTTCGGTGTGGCGCGCATTCTACGGAGCACTCCCACCTCTGGCAAGCACTTTTTTAAATAATTTTCTCAGGCCTTCCAAAGGGTTAGCGAAGGGTTGGCCTGCGACGCTGCGCGGAGAATAATGCCCCCCTTTGTATAAAGGAGAGACTCACCCCATGTGGTTCAAAAACCTGCTTATCTATCGCCTGACCCAAGATCTGCCTTTTGATGCCGAGGCGTTGGAAACTGCACTGGCCACCAAGCTGGCGCGTCCATGTGCAAGCCAGGAGTTGACCACCTACGGTTTCGTCGCGCCCTTCGGTAAAGGCGAAGATGCGCCTCTGGTGCATGTCAGCGGTGATTTCCTGCTGATCGCTGCGCGCAAGGAAGAACGCATCCTGCCGGGTAGCGTGGTGCGTGACGCGGTGAAGGAAAAGGTCGAAGAGATCGAAGCCGAACAGATGCGCAAGGTCTATAAGAAGGAGCGCGACCAGATCAAGGATGAAATCATCCAGGCCTTCCTGCCCCGCGCCTTTATCCGTCGTTCTTCGACCTTCGCCGCCATCGCGCCGAAACAGGGCCTGATCCTGGTCAACTCGGCCAGCCCGAAACGTGCCGAGGACCTGCTGTCGACCCTGCGTGAAGTGATTGGCTCACTGCCAGTACGCCCGCTGACGGTAAAAATGTCGCCAACCGCGACCATGACCGAATGGGTCACCACCCAGAAAGCCGCGGACGACTTCTTTGTGCTGGACGAGTGCGAACTGCGCGACACCCACGAAGACGGCGGCATCGTACGCTGCAAGCGTCAAGACCTGACCAGCGAAGAGATCCAGTTGCACCTGAGCACCGGCAAAGTGGTTACCCAGCTGTCCCTGGCCTGGCAGGACAAACTGTCTTTCGTCCTCGACGACAAGATGGTGGTCAAGCGCCTGAAGTTCGAAGACCTGCTGCAGGACCAGGCGGAACAGGACGGTGGCGACGAGGCCCTGGGCCAATTGGACGCCAGTTTCACCCTGATGATGCTGACTTTCGGCGACTTCCTGCCGGCCCTGGTGGAAGCGTTGGGCGGTGAAGAGACACCTCAGGGGATCTAACCTGTAGGAGCGAGCCTGATCGCGATCGCGGCATCTTATTCAATAATGATGTGACTGACATATCGCCATCGCGAGCAGGCTCGCTCTTACAGGGGCAGTGCCGCCTATTGATCCCAGGATCAATAGGCGGCACTCTAGCGCCCAACGCGAGGACGACCTCGCGGCTCGATCGAGTCATTAATCTGGGGACGACCCCGTCTATCGATGGAGGTGTTCATGTCCTGGATCATTCTGTTTTTCGCCGGCCTGTTTGAAGTCGGCTGGGCCGTAGGCCTGAAGTACACCGACGGCTTCAGCCGCCCTCTGCCCACCGCCCTGACCATCGTCGCCATGGCGATCAGCCTCGGCTTGCTGGGACTGGCGATGAAGGAGTTGCCGCTGGGCACTGCCTACGCGATCTGGACGGGCGTAGGCGCAGTGGGCACGGTCATCGCCGGGATCATCCTGTTTGGTGAATCCATGGCGCTGTTCCGCCTTGCCAGCGTTGCGCTGATCATCGCCGGGCTGGTCGGGCTGAAGATCAGCGCGGCCTGACCCGTTGGATAAAAAACGCCCGCATAACGCGGGCGTTTTTTTATCTTCGCTCTTCTAGCGCACCGCCCCCCGCAACTCGCTGACCAGTGCCTGCAACTGCGCCGGCGCTGCCGCCTCCACGGACACCGGCGGGCCCGCCACCAAGGTCACCCGCGACCAGAGCCGATGGAAAAAACCCTTGTTCGGGTCGCGACTGAAAAAGCTGCCCCACAAACCTTGCAAGGCCAACGGAATCACCGGCACCGGGGTCTGCTCGAGAATCCGCGTCAGCCCGCCCTTGAACTCATCGATCTCGCCGTCAGCGGTCAGTTTGCCTTCCGGAAAAATGCACACCAGCTCGCCGTCCTTCAGGTACTGGGCGATGCGGCTGAAGGCCTTTTCGTAGATCTGAATGTCTTCCTGACGCCCGGCAATGGGAATCGTCCCGGCAGTGCGGAAGATAAAGTTCAGCACTGGCAGGTTGTAGATCTTGTAGTACATCACGAAGCGAATCGGCCGACGCACCGCGCCGCCAATCAGCAAGGCGTCGACAAACGACACGTGATTGCACACCAGGAGCGCCGCCCCCTCATCGGGAATCAGCTCCAGGTTACGGTGCTGCACGCGGTACATGGAATGGCTGAGCAACCAGATCATGAAGCGCATGGTGAACTCGGGGACGATGCGGAAGATATAGGTGTTCACGCCGATATTGAGCAGCGACACCACCAGGAACAACTGGGGAATCGTCAGCTTGGCCAGGCTCAGCAGGACAATCGAAACGATCGCCGAGAGCACCATGAACAGCGCGTTGAGAATGTTGTTGGCGGCAATCACCCGCGCCCGCTCGTGCTCGGCGGTGCGCGACTGGATCAGCGCATACAGCGGCACAATATAGAAACCGCCAAACACCCCCAAACCGAGAATATCCAGCAGCACCCACCAGGTATGGCCGAAGCCCAGCACCTGAATCCAGCCATGACCCTCGGCGCTCTCGGGAATACCGCCGGAATGCAACCACAGCAGCAGCCCGAACACCGTCAGGCCAAAGGAGCCGAACGGCACCAGGCCGATCTCCACTTTGCGCCCCGAAAGCTTTTCACAAAGCATCGAACCCAGGGCGATCCCCACCGAAAACACCGTCAGAATCAGGGTGACCACAGTTTCATCGCCGTGCATCCACTCCTTGGCATAAGCCGGGATCTGCGTCAGATAAATCGCCCCGACGAACCAGAACCATGAGTTACCGACAATCGAACGCGAAACGGCCGGCGTCTGCCCCAGACCCAGGCGCAAGGTCGCCCAGGATTCGCTGAAAATGTTCCAGTTCAGCTTCAACTCCGGTGTCGAGGCTGCCGCCCGCGGAATCCCGCGACTGGCCAGGTAACCAAGGACCGCAACGCCAATGATCGCGGTGGAAACCACGGGCGCGTAATGACTGGAAGACATCATGATCCCGGCGCCAATGGTCCCCGCCAGGATCGCCAGGAAGGTGCCCATTTCCACCAGGCCGTTACCGCCCACCAATTCGTCCTCACGCAACGCCTGGGGCAGGATCGAGTATTTCACCGGCCCGAACAGCGCCGAGTGA
This region of Pseudomonas fluorescens genomic DNA includes:
- a CDS encoding catalase family protein, which gives rise to MLMTLWQRIGALLVKILMLLAGLGLLGWAAATAWFAWQHRGPASVEEQIPAGEAAMTQDVIQTAVRIVDQHRENTRYLRDAHAKAHGCLRAEVQVLPQLSEDLRQGVFSEPGKIWQATMRLSNGNAYPQFDSLRDARGMALKLLDVPGAQLLKDRQGRGEQDFVMFNHANFFVSDVAEYRQNVAAQADGKKAMAFFPSWDPRSWQVRHLFIALATLAPAPASPTQTTYFSVSPYKFGNANAKFRVAPDPDSCPSYTLPAQNQDLPNFLRSALNQQLSTDRVDACFVLQIQRQDPSKYMPIEDTSIEWRESDAPFETVARIRIPAQDFDTPAQNLQCDNLSFNPWFGLEAHRPIGGINRLRKAVYEAVSDYRHARNSEQ
- a CDS encoding c-type cytochrome; this encodes MDMNLSRLALLVISLFLLPTLYAAEPSAQIEQGEYVARLGDCVACHTAKGGALMAGGLELQTPMGTLYSSNITPDPETGIGRYSFEQFDRAMREGVTPAGINLYPAMPYPSYAKMSEADMRALYAYLLQGVEPVKQANLQADMSFPFNQRWGLWFWNTLFVDAKPYVADPGKDALINRGAYLVQGLGHCGACHTPRGIAFQEKAMSDGGASGRHFLAGETVEHWRALSLRNLWTVPDTVQLLKTGQNRFATVSGNMAEVIHHSTQHFTDADLTAIATYLKSLPAGKDDLPTPSVPLAPAEPPSTLFSSRGGLGYTQFCGDCHRPDGGGVNGMFPPLAGNPSVASVDPTSLLHITLTGWKTAQTQTHPRVYAMPGFARLADQEIAEILSFVRSSWGNNGSAISAAQVKQLRAQLKPINEPATFETPRLAEMLLAPNAEQVVRGMRLHLQTRELLPDNVGNALNCTSCHLNAGTVADGSPFVGVSAFFPGYAPRAGREITLADRINGCFRRSMNGHPLPPQSADMQAMIAYFDWMKRNTQPGAKVAGRGVGKIDPAIKPNAQNGERVYAKQCAVCHGNDGEGLKRATGDWLFPPLWGDESFNIGAGMARTYTAAAFVKRNMPVGFHEQFPLGQGGLSDQEAVDVAEYFSHQPRPDYPDKLKDWPKGGKPADARY
- the rdgC gene encoding recombination-associated protein RdgC, with the protein product MWFKNLLIYRLTQDLPFDAEALETALATKLARPCASQELTTYGFVAPFGKGEDAPLVHVSGDFLLIAARKEERILPGSVVRDAVKEKVEEIEAEQMRKVYKKERDQIKDEIIQAFLPRAFIRRSSTFAAIAPKQGLILVNSASPKRAEDLLSTLREVIGSLPVRPLTVKMSPTATMTEWVTTQKAADDFFVLDECELRDTHEDGGIVRCKRQDLTSEEIQLHLSTGKVVTQLSLAWQDKLSFVLDDKMVVKRLKFEDLLQDQAEQDGGDEALGQLDASFTLMMLTFGDFLPALVEALGGEETPQGI
- the sugE gene encoding quaternary ammonium compound efflux SMR transporter SugE; the encoded protein is MSWIILFFAGLFEVGWAVGLKYTDGFSRPLPTALTIVAMAISLGLLGLAMKELPLGTAYAIWTGVGAVGTVIAGIILFGESMALFRLASVALIIAGLVGLKISAA
- a CDS encoding MFS transporter — encoded protein: MSHPSQFTLLRKRRFLPFFITQSLGAFNDNIFKQSLILAILYKLAIEGDRSIWVNLCALLFILPFFLFSALAGQFGEKLAKDALIRLIKLGEIAIMAVGAVGFLFDHLWLMLLALFAMGTHSALFGPVKYSILPQALREDELVGGNGLVEMGTFLAILAGTIGAGIMMSSSHYAPVVSTAIIGVAVLGYLASRGIPRAAASTPELKLNWNIFSESWATLRLGLGQTPAVSRSIVGNSWFWFVGAIYLTQIPAYAKEWMHGDETVVTLILTVFSVGIALGSMLCEKLSGRKVEIGLVPFGSFGLTVFGLLLWLHSGGIPESAEGHGWIQVLGFGHTWWVLLDILGLGVFGGFYIVPLYALIQSRTAEHERARVIAANNILNALFMVLSAIVSIVLLSLAKLTIPQLFLVVSLLNIGVNTYIFRIVPEFTMRFMIWLLSHSMYRVQHRNLELIPDEGAALLVCNHVSFVDALLIGGAVRRPIRFVMYYKIYNLPVLNFIFRTAGTIPIAGRQEDIQIYEKAFSRIAQYLKDGELVCIFPEGKLTADGEIDEFKGGLTRILEQTPVPVIPLALQGLWGSFFSRDPNKGFFHRLWSRVTLVAGPPVSVEAAAPAQLQALVSELRGAVR